In Bifidobacterium actinocoloniiforme DSM 22766, a genomic segment contains:
- a CDS encoding YifB family Mg chelatase-like AAA ATPase: MRIGTGLSVGLVGLKAFTIQAQAFISPGLPYFSIIGLPDASLSESRERVKSACAAAGFKWPETRVTVNLSPASMPKHGSIHDLAIAVAVLDAAGTIPGQAFEGALTLGELNLDGSVLPVNGLLPILLHAREQGVKRAYLPYGNLEEARMVPGIDVVGVRHLGELIEQVGGKAKYHPSDCPQTPTGSSEPGAGNSPSQGKRLDMAQVVGQEQTKWALTVAAAGGHHMLMTGPPGSGKTMLASRLPSIMPPLAQKEQLEVASIRSICGDLQQYGISDVPPFEAPHHTASTASLVGGGSGVALPGAITRAHCGVLFMDEAPEFSPRALQTLREPLETGRVFLSRAKGTASYPARFQLVMAANPCPCGYGYGTGERCTCSSRERTRYWNRLSGPILDRIDIQVTVPPVSSLLTSATEPRRTSAQIRALATQARAAARARFAKQGWTCNAQASGEWLRRETSAKAISLVNAALEGKRLSLRGADRAMRLAWTIADLDGRTSPRAEDVNAGIMMRTRLQ, from the coding sequence ATGAGGATCGGAACCGGCCTGTCCGTAGGGCTGGTGGGGCTTAAAGCCTTCACCATCCAAGCCCAAGCCTTCATCTCGCCGGGCCTGCCCTATTTCTCGATCATCGGCCTGCCTGACGCCTCCTTGAGCGAGTCGCGCGAACGGGTCAAGTCGGCCTGCGCGGCGGCCGGTTTCAAGTGGCCCGAAACCCGAGTGACCGTCAACCTCTCCCCCGCATCCATGCCCAAACACGGTTCCATCCACGACCTAGCCATCGCCGTCGCCGTCCTGGACGCAGCCGGCACGATTCCTGGGCAGGCCTTCGAAGGGGCGCTGACCCTGGGCGAGTTGAATCTGGACGGCTCGGTCCTGCCTGTCAACGGCCTGCTGCCTATCCTCCTGCACGCCCGGGAGCAGGGAGTCAAGCGCGCCTACCTGCCGTACGGGAACTTGGAGGAGGCGCGGATGGTGCCCGGCATTGATGTAGTGGGGGTGCGTCACTTGGGCGAGTTGATCGAGCAGGTGGGCGGCAAGGCGAAATACCACCCATCCGACTGCCCGCAAACCCCTACCGGTTCGAGCGAGCCCGGGGCGGGGAATTCCCCCAGCCAAGGCAAGCGACTCGATATGGCGCAGGTCGTAGGTCAGGAGCAGACTAAGTGGGCCCTGACCGTAGCAGCCGCTGGCGGCCACCACATGCTGATGACCGGACCACCTGGCTCCGGCAAGACCATGCTGGCCTCCCGCCTGCCCTCGATCATGCCTCCACTGGCGCAAAAAGAGCAGTTGGAAGTGGCTTCAATCCGCTCCATATGCGGCGATTTGCAGCAATACGGCATCTCAGACGTGCCTCCCTTCGAAGCGCCCCACCACACGGCTTCCACAGCATCCCTAGTCGGCGGCGGCTCCGGCGTGGCCCTGCCCGGGGCCATCACCCGGGCTCACTGTGGGGTGCTCTTCATGGATGAAGCCCCCGAATTCTCACCGCGCGCTCTCCAAACCCTGCGCGAGCCGCTGGAGACTGGCCGCGTCTTCCTCTCGCGCGCCAAGGGTACGGCCTCCTACCCGGCCCGTTTCCAGCTGGTCATGGCCGCCAACCCCTGCCCCTGCGGCTACGGCTACGGTACCGGCGAGCGCTGCACCTGTTCATCGCGCGAGCGCACCCGCTACTGGAACCGGCTCTCCGGACCCATCCTGGATCGAATCGACATCCAGGTGACGGTGCCTCCGGTCTCCTCCCTGCTGACCAGTGCGACCGAGCCTAGACGCACCAGCGCCCAAATCCGCGCTTTGGCCACCCAAGCCAGGGCGGCGGCGCGAGCCCGGTTCGCCAAGCAGGGCTGGACCTGCAACGCGCAAGCCTCCGGCGAGTGGCTGCGCCGGGAGACATCCGCCAAAGCGATCAGCCTGGTCAACGCAGCCCTGGAGGGCAAACGGCTGAGCCTGCGCGGCGCCGATCGGGCCATGCGTCTGGCCTGGACCATTGCCGATCTGGACGGGCGGACCAGCCCCAGGGCCGAGGACGTGAACGCTGGAATCATGATGAGAACGAGGCTGCAATGA
- a CDS encoding FAD-binding protein, whose amino-acid sequence MSPVNIEQEYDAVIVGAGAAGLSAALGLLEVADDNGEPLKLLVVSKLQPLRSHTGSAEGGIAASLGNEEADDWRWHYYDTVKGGDWLVDQDAAKLLAQEAKATLIDLERAGVAFSRRADGRISQRRFGGHTANYGGRPVKRAAYAADRIGHRILSSLWQQCLKHGVAFAEEWYVCDLALSDSGDEALGLVAWDERTGQVHAIRARKVILCTGGAGRLFHTSSNSYDLTGDGMSLALRAGLQLEDMEFVQFHPTGLGHTGILLSEASRAEGGVLRNAKGEAFMARYAPEHRDLAARDVVSRAIVAETDQGRGVADPREPQGPKDCVWLDLRAIPAQDMRDKLPQVDETIRRYAGLDPTRDLVPVKPTAHYMMGGLPIDLDGRIYRWNDGRRFPVAGLFAAGECACVGVHGANRLGGNSLLDACLFGRRAGRSAAQDILAERQSSSAAAPAQQPDSVQSDRLDLLASQRRRETAGLLDSATQTVDSAATPTTAGSANDGDASTDSNPYQLIESLGRLMDQAAAVRCDSDSLSSAQARLDGDLSSQVENLSLHDPSPNFNQELVAIFEVRNLTGLARAVLKSSLERQESRGSLSRLDFPRRDDEHYLQHSLIDADGHISWQPVHIQDFPPGSRSY is encoded by the coding sequence ATGAGCCCAGTGAACATCGAGCAGGAGTACGACGCAGTCATCGTAGGAGCGGGGGCCGCCGGCCTCTCCGCGGCTCTGGGCCTGTTAGAGGTGGCCGACGATAACGGCGAGCCCCTCAAGCTCCTGGTGGTCTCGAAACTCCAGCCCCTGCGCTCCCATACAGGATCAGCCGAGGGAGGCATAGCCGCGAGCCTAGGCAACGAGGAGGCCGACGACTGGCGCTGGCACTATTACGACACTGTCAAAGGCGGCGATTGGCTGGTCGACCAAGACGCGGCCAAACTCCTGGCCCAAGAGGCCAAGGCCACTCTCATCGATCTGGAACGAGCCGGCGTCGCCTTCTCCCGCCGGGCTGATGGACGAATCAGCCAGCGGCGGTTCGGCGGTCACACCGCCAACTACGGGGGCCGTCCGGTCAAGCGCGCGGCCTACGCGGCCGACCGCATCGGGCATCGAATCCTATCCTCCCTCTGGCAGCAGTGCCTCAAGCACGGGGTCGCTTTCGCTGAAGAGTGGTACGTGTGCGACCTGGCCTTATCCGACTCCGGCGATGAAGCCCTGGGCCTCGTCGCTTGGGACGAGCGCACTGGGCAGGTGCACGCCATCCGCGCCCGCAAGGTCATCCTGTGCACCGGCGGCGCGGGCCGTCTCTTCCACACCAGCTCCAACTCCTACGACCTGACCGGCGACGGGATGTCGCTGGCCTTGCGCGCTGGCCTGCAACTGGAGGATATGGAGTTCGTCCAGTTCCATCCTACGGGCCTGGGCCATACCGGAATCCTCCTGTCTGAAGCCTCCCGCGCTGAGGGCGGTGTCTTGCGCAACGCGAAGGGGGAAGCCTTCATGGCCCGCTACGCGCCCGAGCACCGGGACCTGGCTGCCCGCGACGTGGTCAGCCGGGCGATTGTGGCCGAAACCGACCAGGGACGGGGGGTGGCGGACCCGCGCGAACCCCAGGGGCCCAAGGACTGCGTATGGTTGGATTTGCGTGCGATTCCAGCGCAAGACATGCGCGACAAACTCCCTCAGGTGGACGAGACGATCCGCCGGTATGCGGGCCTGGATCCGACCCGCGACCTGGTACCGGTCAAACCGACCGCCCACTACATGATGGGCGGCCTGCCGATTGATTTGGACGGCCGGATCTACCGCTGGAACGATGGCCGCAGGTTCCCTGTAGCCGGGCTCTTCGCGGCGGGCGAATGCGCCTGCGTAGGCGTGCACGGGGCCAACCGCCTAGGCGGCAACTCGCTCTTGGACGCTTGCCTCTTCGGACGGCGGGCCGGGCGCAGCGCGGCACAGGACATTCTGGCTGAGCGACAGTCCTCGTCGGCTGCGGCACCGGCCCAGCAGCCCGATTCGGTCCAATCGGACCGCTTGGACCTCCTGGCATCGCAACGACGGCGCGAAACCGCGGGTTTACTCGACAGCGCCACCCAAACCGTCGACTCGGCCGCCACCCCAACCACAGCTGGGAGCGCGAACGACGGCGATGCGTCCACCGATTCCAACCCCTACCAGCTCATCGAGTCACTTGGGCGGCTCATGGATCAGGCAGCCGCTGTACGCTGCGACTCGGACAGCCTCAGCAGCGCGCAGGCGCGCCTTGACGGCGACTTGTCCAGCCAGGTCGAAAACTTAAGCCTGCACGACCCCTCCCCAAATTTCAATCAGGAGCTGGTCGCCATCTTCGAAGTCAGGAACCTGACCGGACTGGCACGGGCGGTCCTGAAAAGCAGTCTGGAGCGTCAAGAGTCCCGGGGCTCCTTGAGTCGCCTGGACTTCCCCCGCCGCGACGATGAGCATTACCTGCAGCACTCCCTGATCGACGCCGACGGCCATATCAGCTGGCAACCGGTGCATATACAGGACTTTCCACCTGGCTCGCGCAGTTATTGA
- a CDS encoding MGMT family protein — MADSASGSEPSFFDRVYAVVQRIPEGMVATYGQVAALAGRPRSARYVGYALHSNPTPGEVPCHRVVFRDGSLAPGFAFGGPERQRELLEGEGVAFKPPRAGENAGADGWVVDLERSGWTK, encoded by the coding sequence ATGGCGGATTCAGCGTCGGGGTCGGAACCCTCTTTCTTCGACCGGGTCTACGCGGTGGTTCAGCGCATTCCCGAGGGCATGGTGGCCACCTATGGGCAGGTGGCGGCGTTGGCTGGTAGACCACGGTCGGCCCGGTACGTGGGTTACGCCCTCCACTCGAATCCGACCCCAGGAGAGGTGCCTTGCCACCGGGTGGTTTTCCGCGATGGTTCTCTGGCCCCAGGGTTCGCCTTCGGCGGCCCTGAGCGTCAGCGGGAACTGCTTGAAGGCGAGGGTGTGGCCTTCAAACCGCCGCGCGCCGGGGAAAATGCCGGAGCGGATGGTTGGGTGGTGGACTTGGAACGGTCCGGTTGGACGAAGTGA
- a CDS encoding DNA-processing protein DprA has product MNANAFAPTVQAAPEAQAPNLSAETLARAMLTYCIDSPDALLYAALLGAGSACALLEALEAPPARAVNETTATSATGAMSARQTAPARAQGNLDGMFISGSARWGHRASQRDVGKFHRAVAQWRTRLADLAGLGVHELERRFSGGGAYWIIGPDHPCWPAQLGDLALRSDWAPPLCLWGRGDPAALVSCPRPIAIVGSRSCNAYGRFVARHVGLKAAESGHLVVSGGAMGADANAHWGALAATRPYGPRPGRTVAVFAGGLGHMGPRSNQRLFRAIENQGGALISELCPDTIPEARRFLLRNRIIAALAHSVVVAQARHRSGALNTASWAAELGREVYAAPGSIDNPENTGCNRLIHEGKAMILISATDLSDVCHAAHDPCLPESPGKRDRQSTPAPAPPAPANQRDRTQGKERWEEPQAALEMAGSRSRTGKQTGDGSGAQASIPEEPTQPTDDQARLVKAIRACQARGIEASCENIAALLAHRQGSDGPPSIQTVMQTAGSMELLGLITIVGGVLAPVSRRKTKG; this is encoded by the coding sequence ATGAACGCGAACGCTTTTGCCCCGACCGTGCAGGCCGCCCCGGAGGCGCAGGCGCCGAACCTTTCCGCCGAGACCCTGGCCAGAGCCATGCTCACCTACTGCATCGACAGTCCGGATGCCCTGCTCTACGCGGCCCTGCTTGGAGCCGGAAGCGCCTGTGCCTTGCTGGAGGCTTTGGAAGCGCCACCGGCTCGGGCGGTCAACGAAACGACCGCAACAAGCGCGACGGGCGCTATGAGCGCGCGACAAACGGCTCCGGCCAGGGCCCAAGGCAACCTGGACGGCATGTTCATCTCCGGATCAGCCCGATGGGGGCACCGTGCCAGCCAGCGCGACGTAGGCAAGTTCCACAGGGCCGTCGCCCAATGGCGGACCCGCTTGGCGGATTTGGCTGGCCTGGGCGTCCACGAGCTGGAACGACGCTTCAGCGGTGGTGGCGCTTACTGGATCATCGGACCAGACCACCCCTGCTGGCCAGCCCAGCTGGGCGACCTGGCCCTGCGCTCGGATTGGGCGCCTCCCCTGTGCCTGTGGGGACGGGGGGACCCGGCGGCTTTGGTCTCCTGCCCCAGACCCATAGCCATCGTAGGCTCACGCTCCTGTAACGCTTACGGGCGGTTCGTGGCTCGGCATGTCGGTCTGAAAGCAGCGGAGAGCGGCCACCTCGTCGTCTCCGGCGGCGCTATGGGAGCGGACGCGAACGCCCACTGGGGCGCCCTGGCGGCGACCAGACCGTACGGCCCACGACCTGGTCGCACGGTAGCCGTCTTCGCTGGCGGTTTGGGCCATATGGGCCCTCGGAGCAATCAGCGCCTCTTCAGGGCGATCGAGAATCAAGGAGGCGCGCTGATCAGCGAGCTGTGCCCAGACACCATACCGGAGGCACGACGGTTCTTGCTACGCAATCGGATTATCGCCGCCCTGGCCCACAGCGTCGTCGTAGCACAGGCCCGGCACCGGTCCGGAGCCTTGAACACCGCATCCTGGGCGGCCGAGCTGGGACGCGAGGTCTACGCAGCCCCCGGCAGCATCGACAACCCGGAGAACACAGGCTGCAACCGGCTCATTCACGAGGGCAAGGCCATGATTCTGATCTCGGCCACCGACCTGAGCGACGTCTGCCATGCCGCCCACGACCCTTGCCTACCAGAGAGCCCGGGCAAGCGTGACCGACAGTCCACTCCAGCGCCTGCACCGCCCGCTCCCGCAAACCAGCGCGACCGAACCCAAGGCAAAGAAAGATGGGAGGAACCCCAAGCCGCTCTCGAAATGGCAGGAAGCCGAAGTCGGACGGGGAAACAGACAGGAGATGGAAGCGGGGCCCAAGCTTCCATCCCGGAGGAGCCGACACAGCCCACAGACGACCAGGCGCGGTTGGTGAAAGCCATCAGAGCATGCCAAGCTCGGGGAATCGAAGCCAGCTGCGAGAACATCGCGGCCCTTCTGGCTCACAGGCAGGGCTCGGACGGCCCACCTTCAATCCAGACGGTCATGCAGACTGCCGGCTCGATGGAACTACTAGGTCTCATCACCATCGTCGGCGGTGTCCTCGCCCCGGTCAGCAGACGCAAAACCAAGGGATGA